CTTGTTTTTCACGGGATGGGCTGTTTCTCACTTCTAAGCTCCCATAATATCAAATTTTACAATGCTCACCGTTCTGTCAGTTCCGACTCGGAACCCTTCGTGATCCCAGGACTGCCCCAAAGAATTGAGATAACTAGAGCCCAGCTTCCAGGTTCATTATTTGCTATACTGCCCGGCATGGATGATGTCCGAGACAAGATGCAAGAGGCCGAGTCAATGGCTTATGGTGTTGTTGTGAATACTTTCAATGAATTGGAGCGGGGGATCATTGAGGAGTACGGGAAGGCCATCAAGAAGAAGGTGTGGTGCGTTGGTCCAGTTTGTTTATATAACAAGGAGCTTTTGGACAAGTTCGAGAGAGGTGACAAACCCTTAATTAACGAGCAGCAATGCTTGGGATGGCTTAACTCGATGGAACCAAGCTCGGTTATTTACGCTTGTCTGGGCAGTTTATGCCACCTGGTTCCCTCACAAATAATTGAGCTTGGGCTGGGTCTTGAGGCGTCAAAACAACCATTTATTTGGGTGATTAAAACAGGAGATCAGAGATATTTCGAGTTGGAGGAGTGGCTGGAGAAggaaaaatttgaagaaaggAACAAAGGGAGGGGACTCCTGATCAGGGGATGGGCTCCCCAAGATTTCATTCTGTCTCATCCGGCAATCGGAGGATTCATTACCCACTGTGGCTGGAACTCAACGATAGAAAGTGTGTGCCATGGGGTGCCAATGATCACATGGCCTCTCTTTACGGAGCAGTTCTTGAATGAAAAACTGGTGGTAGAAATTCTGAGGATTGGTATTCGAGTAGGGGTGGAGATCCCTGTGAGATGGGGGGAAGAAGAGAAAGTTGGGGTTTTggtgaagaaagaaaatgtggAGAAGGCAATAGCGTTGTTGATGGATGGGGGAGATGAAGGAgtaaggagaagaaagaaagcaagAGAGCTGGGAGAGATGGCAAGAAGGGCAGTGGAAAAAGGAGGATCCTCTCAATTGAACACGTCATCCCTTATCGAAGATATTGCCAAATTAGGATCCGCTCAAGACAAGGCAAATCATATATAGGAGGATGtcatgtatttaattaatttgccAATTAACAAGCGTAAGTTATAAAGTTCGATCTGGTCTAATTTgtagaataaattataattaattgtaaTAAAAGAATCCAGTAGTGggttattaattttatttttttcaatttattatgtatttttgaaatgaataaataaaaatttatatttattaatatcaataatatatatcagagatttcaaagaatttttttatggaaCTTTGGCTTCATTATATGAATTAGTTGCATGATCGATCTGATAGGTTTTTTCAAGCTAGCAAGATGAataattaattctttaattttGCATTAATTAATAAACTTTAAATATACAATTGTAGGTACGTACGTGCATGATAGTTGTTACCATGCAGGCCATCTGGTATTTTGATCATGTCATa
This sequence is a window from Carya illinoinensis cultivar Pawnee chromosome 9, C.illinoinensisPawnee_v1, whole genome shotgun sequence. Protein-coding genes within it:
- the LOC122277426 gene encoding UDP-glycosyltransferase 73D1-like — protein: MASMITSQPHFVLIPLMAQGHMIPMIDMARLFAERGVIVSLVTTPYNASRFETAIHRATESGLPILLVQLEFPCQQVGLPAGYENLDILPSRDLLAKFYEGLSMLQQPLEKHLQNQRHPPTCIISDKCLSWTSETAQKFNIPRLVFHGMGCFSLLSSHNIKFYNAHRSVSSDSEPFVIPGLPQRIEITRAQLPGSLFAILPGMDDVRDKMQEAESMAYGVVVNTFNELERGIIEEYGKAIKKKVWCVGPVCLYNKELLDKFERGDKPLINEQQCLGWLNSMEPSSVIYACLGSLCHLVPSQIIELGLGLEASKQPFIWVIKTGDQRYFELEEWLEKEKFEERNKGRGLLIRGWAPQDFILSHPAIGGFITHCGWNSTIESVCHGVPMITWPLFTEQFLNEKLVVEILRIGIRVGVEIPVRWGEEEKVGVLVKKENVEKAIALLMDGGDEGVRRRKKARELGEMARRAVEKGGSSQLNTSSLIEDIAKLGSAQDKANHI